In a single window of the Bradyrhizobium erythrophlei genome:
- the cofD gene encoding 2-phospho-L-lactate transferase, with the protein MPVPDAAFNPSKNVVAICGGVGGAKLALGLQQLLGDRLSVVINVADDFDHMGLRICPDLDTVIYTLGGLSDEVRGWGRADETWNFMAATKQLGGECWFALGDRDLALHVERTQRLAAGETLTEVIAGIASTLGIAPRLLPVTDDKLRTKVATDAGVLDFQRYFVERRCEPVVKGISFEGADTARLNPSVSAALSSPQLGAIIICPSNPYLSIDPILAVAGLRDAMTRSGAPVVAVSPIIGGRAVKGPTAKIMNELKIETTSASIAKHYAGLLDGLLIDSGDAADVEGIAARVHAAPTLMTDLPSRVALARESLAFAERLSRH; encoded by the coding sequence ATGCCGGTGCCGGATGCTGCCTTCAATCCGTCGAAAAACGTCGTCGCGATCTGTGGGGGCGTCGGCGGCGCCAAGCTCGCGCTGGGCCTGCAACAACTGCTCGGAGACAGGCTGAGCGTCGTCATCAACGTCGCCGACGACTTCGACCATATGGGTCTGCGGATCTGCCCCGACCTCGATACCGTGATCTATACGCTGGGCGGGCTGAGCGACGAGGTTCGCGGCTGGGGCCGCGCCGATGAGACCTGGAATTTCATGGCGGCGACCAAACAGCTCGGCGGCGAATGCTGGTTCGCGCTCGGCGACCGCGATCTCGCACTTCATGTCGAGCGGACGCAGCGTCTCGCCGCCGGCGAGACCCTGACCGAGGTCATCGCAGGCATCGCCAGCACGCTGGGAATTGCGCCCCGCCTGCTGCCGGTCACCGACGACAAGCTGCGTACCAAGGTCGCGACCGACGCCGGCGTGCTGGATTTCCAGCGCTATTTTGTCGAGCGCCGCTGCGAACCGGTCGTGAAGGGTATTTCGTTCGAGGGCGCCGACACTGCGCGGTTGAACCCGTCGGTGAGCGCGGCGCTGTCATCACCTCAACTGGGCGCCATCATCATCTGCCCGTCGAATCCCTATCTCAGCATCGATCCGATTCTGGCGGTCGCGGGTCTTCGCGATGCCATGACCCGCAGCGGAGCCCCCGTTGTGGCAGTTTCTCCGATCATCGGAGGCCGCGCCGTCAAGGGGCCGACTGCAAAGATCATGAATGAATTGAAGATCGAGACCACCTCCGCCTCGATTGCGAAACACTATGCCGGCCTGCTCGATGGCCTGCTGATCGACAGCGGCGACGCCGCCGACGTCGAGGGCATCGCGGCCCGCGTGCACGCCGCGCCGACGCTGATGACCGACCTGCCGTCGCGCGTCGCGCTGGCGCGAGAGTCGCTTGCCTTCGCCGAACGGCTGTCCAGGCACTGA
- a CDS encoding M20/M25/M40 family metallo-hydrolase translates to MSIKINRDELVDLALALCNIESPAGQEAEVGDYVLDWMKREGFKPRKIGMMPERFNVLGTLPGEGDGYSLIFNSHLDTGRSKEDRWSIRAPEEGINHGAWREGDTLFGEGIVNDKGPMAAFLIAAKALKASGIRLRGDLLLSAVPGEIGYEAVDEFEAPKYLSKEVGTRYLIQHGGVADYALVAECTDFGYAAIEAGKAFFKIVVHGDPQLYTPFVPNAEVDVHHPNAIIRAALFVPRLQEWARQYEQRFVYRCKDGVIVPKAVVGAIRGGNPYHVTRTSELCAVYLDCRLTPVSDPLAIRRELLDLLKAQDIPGEVELFVYRRSYEAGDTGVLLEGLKKSHAASFGTELQLAAPVISSMWRDVSIFNEMGIPSITYGPPRNFKGQSMTVDDMVRTAEIYANIAIEVCSTVKRTK, encoded by the coding sequence GTGAGCATCAAGATCAATCGTGACGAACTCGTCGATCTCGCACTGGCGCTGTGCAACATCGAGAGCCCGGCCGGTCAGGAAGCCGAGGTCGGCGACTACGTCCTCGACTGGATGAAGCGGGAGGGTTTCAAGCCGCGCAAGATCGGCATGATGCCGGAACGCTTCAACGTGCTGGGTACGCTGCCCGGCGAAGGCGACGGCTACAGCCTGATCTTCAACAGCCACCTCGATACCGGCCGTAGCAAGGAGGATCGCTGGAGCATCCGGGCACCCGAAGAAGGCATCAACCACGGCGCCTGGCGTGAGGGCGATACCTTGTTCGGCGAAGGCATTGTCAACGACAAGGGACCGATGGCGGCTTTCTTGATCGCCGCCAAGGCGTTGAAGGCCTCGGGCATCCGGCTGCGCGGCGATTTGCTGCTGTCCGCGGTGCCCGGCGAGATCGGCTACGAGGCCGTCGATGAATTCGAGGCACCAAAATATCTCAGCAAGGAAGTCGGCACCCGCTATCTGATCCAGCACGGCGGGGTCGCGGATTACGCCCTGGTCGCCGAATGCACCGATTTCGGCTATGCCGCCATCGAGGCCGGCAAGGCGTTCTTCAAGATCGTCGTGCACGGCGATCCGCAGCTCTACACGCCGTTCGTGCCGAACGCAGAAGTCGACGTCCATCATCCCAACGCCATCATCCGCGCGGCGCTGTTTGTACCGCGGCTGCAGGAATGGGCGCGCCAATACGAACAGCGTTTCGTCTACCGCTGCAAGGACGGCGTCATCGTTCCGAAGGCGGTGGTCGGCGCGATCCGCGGCGGCAATCCCTACCACGTCACGCGCACCTCCGAACTCTGCGCGGTCTATCTCGATTGCCGGCTGACGCCGGTGTCGGACCCGCTGGCGATCCGCCGCGAATTGCTGGATCTGCTCAAGGCACAGGACATTCCCGGCGAGGTCGAACTGTTCGTCTATCGCCGCTCTTACGAGGCCGGCGACACCGGCGTGCTGCTGGAAGGACTGAAGAAATCCCATGCGGCGAGTTTCGGCACCGAACTGCAACTGGCCGCGCCGGTGATCTCCAGCATGTGGCGCGACGTTTCGATCTTCAACGAAATGGGTATTCCTTCGATTACCTATGGACCGCCGCGCAACTTCAAGGGCCAATCGATGACGGTGGACGACATGGTCCGCACCGCCGAAATCTATGCCAATATCGCCATTGAGGTCTGCAGCACCGTGAAGCGGACCAAATAG
- the cofE gene encoding coenzyme F420-0:L-glutamate ligase, with protein sequence MTRSITYTALPNIPLVQPGDDVCAIIKVGLADAGITLQDGDVIVIAQKIVSKSENRYVDLGQIVPSVKAQELAEVTGKDARHLEAVLSESSEVLRTRKNVIIVAHRLGFVMANAGIDESNIAHGEGSERVLLLPVDPDKTCREIKATLDRSFAVSVGVIINDSFGRAWRNGVVGVALGAAGISSLQNLIGSPDLFGRLMKVTEVAVGDELAAAASLVMGQGAEGTPIVHVRGFRNRAPENDAAALIRPKNMDMFR encoded by the coding sequence ATGACCAGGTCGATTACCTACACCGCGCTACCGAATATCCCGCTGGTGCAGCCGGGCGACGATGTCTGCGCAATCATCAAGGTCGGACTGGCGGACGCGGGGATCACACTGCAGGACGGCGACGTCATCGTGATCGCCCAGAAGATCGTCTCGAAGTCGGAGAACCGCTATGTCGATCTGGGGCAGATCGTGCCGTCCGTCAAGGCGCAGGAACTGGCTGAGGTGACAGGCAAGGACGCGCGGCACCTCGAAGCCGTGCTGTCAGAATCGTCGGAAGTGCTGCGTACCAGGAAGAACGTGATCATCGTCGCGCATCGGCTCGGCTTTGTGATGGCCAATGCCGGGATCGACGAATCGAACATCGCGCACGGCGAGGGCTCGGAGCGGGTGCTGCTGCTGCCGGTCGATCCCGACAAAACGTGCCGCGAGATCAAAGCGACGCTCGATCGGAGTTTTGCGGTTTCGGTGGGCGTCATCATCAATGACAGTTTCGGCCGGGCATGGCGTAACGGGGTGGTCGGCGTCGCGCTGGGAGCCGCCGGCATCTCCTCGCTGCAAAACCTGATCGGATCGCCCGACCTGTTCGGACGGTTGATGAAGGTGACGGAAGTCGCTGTCGGCGATGAGCTGGCTGCCGCCGCATCGCTGGTGATGGGGCAGGGCGCCGAAGGCACGCCGATCGTCCACGTTCGTGGCTTCCGGAACCGCGCACCGGAGAACGACGCGGCTGCGCTGATCCGTCCCAAGAACATGGATATGTTTCGTTGA
- a CDS encoding M24 family metallopeptidase: MKDATTMLMNATRLFAGMRKERLDAIVATMPENVTYSSGFWAMSQWIRRGPQAYVLTPAEGKGEPVVIASTGLIDLAADPDVWVKDISRFGKFVIDRTAGIGLDSHDSRIEELMAQGDDGDAVGALVKAVKARGLQNARIGVDEIGILPQYWDKLAEALPGATLVRAADIFRYARAIKTPEEIARLRRSAEIADLSIQAALAVAREGATELDLARAFHGKTISEGGLPVLACIGVGSRSAMTNVQPSERKLARGDVIRFDVGGRYRHYRADIARNAVLGEPGKKLAQYHRAIRVGLDRAIEMIKPGVRAADVFEASVETVRREGIPHYQRSHVGHGIGLDGYDAPNIAPSNSEVFEEGMVICVETPYYEMGFAGLQVEDTMVITKDGVDSFMLSSTELQIV, encoded by the coding sequence ATGAAAGACGCCACCACGATGTTGATGAACGCGACGCGCCTGTTCGCCGGCATGAGGAAGGAGCGGCTCGACGCCATCGTCGCGACGATGCCGGAAAACGTCACCTATTCAAGCGGCTTCTGGGCCATGAGCCAGTGGATCCGGCGCGGCCCGCAGGCCTATGTGCTGACGCCCGCCGAGGGCAAGGGCGAACCGGTCGTGATCGCCAGCACCGGCCTGATCGATCTGGCCGCCGATCCCGACGTCTGGGTGAAGGACATCTCGCGGTTCGGAAAATTCGTCATCGATCGCACGGCCGGGATCGGCCTCGATTCCCACGACTCCCGCATCGAAGAGCTGATGGCGCAGGGCGATGATGGCGATGCCGTCGGCGCGCTGGTCAAGGCGGTCAAGGCGCGCGGCCTGCAGAATGCGCGGATCGGTGTCGATGAAATCGGCATTCTGCCGCAATACTGGGACAAGCTGGCCGAGGCCTTGCCCGGCGCGACTTTGGTCCGCGCCGCCGACATCTTCCGCTATGCCCGCGCCATCAAGACGCCGGAAGAAATCGCCCGGCTGCGCAGGTCGGCTGAGATCGCCGACTTGTCGATCCAGGCCGCGCTTGCCGTTGCCCGGGAAGGGGCGACCGAATTGGATCTCGCCCGGGCGTTTCACGGCAAGACCATCAGCGAAGGCGGATTGCCGGTGCTGGCGTGCATCGGCGTCGGCAGCCGCAGCGCCATGACCAATGTGCAGCCATCGGAGCGCAAGCTGGCGCGGGGCGACGTCATCCGCTTCGACGTCGGCGGTCGCTACCGGCATTATCGGGCCGACATCGCGCGAAATGCGGTGCTTGGCGAGCCCGGCAAGAAGCTGGCGCAATACCATCGCGCGATCCGGGTCGGCCTCGACCGCGCCATCGAGATGATCAAGCCGGGCGTTCGCGCCGCGGATGTTTTCGAGGCCAGCGTCGAGACCGTGCGGCGCGAGGGGATCCCGCATTACCAGCGCAGCCATGTCGGTCACGGCATCGGACTCGACGGCTACGATGCACCGAATATTGCCCCTTCGAATTCCGAGGTCTTCGAAGAGGGCATGGTGATCTGCGTCGAGACGCCCTATTACGAAATGGGTTTCGCCGGCCTTCAGGTCGAGGACACGATGGTCATCACCAAGGACGGCGTCGACTCCTTCATGTTGAGTAGCACGGAGCTTCAGATCGTCTGA
- a CDS encoding branched-chain amino acid ABC transporter permease, with the protein MEVSATYLLQLMLNGLMLGLIYALIAVGLALIFGVLEVINFAHGELLMLGGYAMALSLPLFGLSYWPSLAVAVLATSLVGVVLYEFFLRRIDQKEFERSILTTLGISMILLYGMQYLFTATPLMVDTAYGFDGIEIGTVRITMTRVIAGALSIGAFTGLYCLLKFTQFGRAMRAISQNREAAIMVGIKPRHVARNAVALAAALCGLAGAALAPIQLLYPAMGQAIIFKAFALVVIGGLGNMMGAVVVAIALGMIESWIGGFFGIVWQEGAIFAIMIVAVLLRPDGIFQRGGMRVG; encoded by the coding sequence ATGGAAGTCAGCGCCACCTATCTGCTGCAATTGATGCTGAACGGGCTGATGCTCGGGCTGATCTACGCGCTGATCGCCGTCGGCCTGGCGCTGATCTTTGGCGTACTGGAAGTCATCAACTTTGCCCATGGCGAACTATTGATGCTCGGCGGCTATGCCATGGCGCTGTCGCTGCCGCTGTTCGGGCTCTCCTATTGGCCGTCGCTCGCGGTTGCGGTGCTGGCGACGTCCCTGGTGGGCGTCGTGCTCTACGAATTTTTCCTGCGCCGCATCGATCAGAAGGAATTCGAGCGCAGCATTCTCACGACGCTCGGGATTTCCATGATCCTGCTGTACGGCATGCAGTATCTGTTCACCGCCACGCCGCTGATGGTTGACACGGCCTACGGCTTCGACGGCATCGAAATCGGAACGGTCCGCATCACAATGACGCGCGTGATCGCCGGCGCGCTGTCGATCGGAGCCTTCACGGGTCTTTATTGCCTGCTGAAATTCACCCAATTCGGCCGCGCCATGCGCGCCATCTCGCAAAACCGCGAGGCTGCCATCATGGTCGGCATCAAGCCACGACACGTTGCGCGCAATGCGGTCGCCCTCGCGGCGGCGCTGTGCGGCCTCGCCGGCGCCGCGCTGGCACCGATCCAGCTGCTGTACCCTGCGATGGGCCAGGCCATCATCTTCAAGGCGTTCGCGCTCGTCGTCATCGGCGGCCTCGGCAACATGATGGGCGCGGTGGTGGTCGCCATCGCGCTGGGCATGATCGAAAGCTGGATCGGCGGCTTCTTCGGCATCGTCTGGCAGGAGGGCGCCATCTTCGCGATCATGATCGTCGCCGTGCTGTTGCGGCCAGATGGCATCTTCCAGCGCGGGGGCATGCGCGTCGGATGA
- the cofH gene encoding 5-amino-6-(D-ribitylamino)uracil--L-tyrosine 4-hydroxyphenyl transferase CofH has product MNTLAHASPEKLLASLQTMPLSELFQRAQDLRRSGHGTAISYSRKVFIPLTHLCRDVCGYCTFAKAPREVAKPYLSPEDVLAIARAGEKAGCHEALFTLGDKPELRYTAARDALAELGFDSTVDYLESVCALILKETGLLPHINAGVMTEPEIARLRKVSVSQGIMLETISPRLGERGGAHFGSPDKDPQLRVEMIAAAGRQRVPFTSGILIGIGETRLERIQSLLALKDLHDQYGHLQEIIVQNFRAKPGTRFAGCDEPDLDDLLWTAAATRLVFGATMNIQVPPNLSYDAFPRLLEAGINDWGGISPVTADHVNPEAPWPDLAKLESATERAGFSLQQRLAVYPAYVAGSAIWLDKQLATRVLRAVDADGFVREDDWMPGSLEPLPLAPRRPRVNVGIDALLSRAAAGSRLTESEVTTLFKARAGDVDAICLAADTLRSQASGDLVRYVVNRNINYTNVCSYQCSFCAFSKGKMHEQLRGKPYDLALEEVARRAREAWNRGATEVCMQGGINPRYTGDTYLELLRAVKDEVPGMHVHAFSPLEVAQGAATLDIPVRRYLEMLRDAGLGSLPGTAAEILDDEVRAFICPDKLNTEEWLNVIGTAHEVGLRTTSTIMFGHVEHYESWAKHLLHLRDLQERTGGITEFVPLPFVHMEAPMSLRGQSRIGPTWREVRLMHAVSRLVLNPLITNIQASWVKLGEQGVTALLQGGVNDLGGTLMNESISRAAGTQHGQEFAPEQMEAVIRSLGRRFEQRTTLYQQVPKERQEASFGAAPLTDMVMTPFSAKRKHVENVS; this is encoded by the coding sequence ATGAATACGCTTGCGCATGCTTCGCCCGAAAAGCTTCTGGCCTCGCTGCAAACGATGCCGCTTTCCGAGCTGTTTCAGCGTGCACAGGATCTGCGCCGTAGTGGTCATGGCACCGCGATCAGCTACTCGCGAAAAGTGTTCATTCCGCTCACACATCTTTGCCGCGATGTCTGCGGCTATTGCACCTTCGCAAAAGCGCCGCGCGAGGTCGCAAAACCCTATCTGTCGCCTGAGGACGTGCTGGCGATCGCGCGCGCCGGCGAAAAGGCCGGCTGCCACGAAGCGCTGTTCACCCTCGGCGACAAGCCGGAACTCCGCTACACCGCCGCCCGTGACGCTCTTGCCGAACTCGGTTTCGACAGCACCGTGGACTATCTGGAATCGGTCTGCGCCCTGATCCTGAAGGAAACCGGCTTGCTGCCGCATATCAATGCCGGCGTGATGACCGAACCGGAAATCGCACGGTTGCGCAAGGTCAGCGTCTCCCAGGGCATTATGCTGGAGACGATTTCGCCGCGACTCGGCGAACGCGGTGGCGCGCATTTCGGCTCGCCCGACAAGGATCCGCAGCTGCGCGTGGAGATGATCGCAGCCGCCGGCCGCCAGCGCGTGCCGTTCACCTCGGGCATCCTGATCGGCATCGGCGAGACGCGGCTGGAGCGAATTCAGTCGCTGCTCGCGCTGAAGGACCTGCACGACCAATACGGTCACCTGCAGGAAATCATCGTGCAGAATTTCCGCGCCAAGCCGGGCACCCGCTTCGCCGGCTGCGATGAGCCGGATCTTGACGATCTGCTCTGGACCGCGGCGGCGACGCGGCTGGTGTTCGGCGCGACAATGAACATCCAGGTGCCGCCCAATCTCAGCTACGACGCATTTCCGCGGTTGCTGGAAGCGGGGATCAACGATTGGGGCGGCATCTCTCCGGTCACGGCGGACCACGTCAATCCCGAAGCACCCTGGCCCGATCTCGCGAAGCTCGAATCCGCTACCGAACGCGCCGGCTTCTCGCTGCAGCAGCGCCTCGCGGTCTATCCGGCTTACGTCGCCGGTTCCGCGATATGGCTCGACAAGCAGCTGGCAACCAGGGTGCTCCGCGCCGTGGACGCGGATGGGTTTGTGCGCGAGGACGACTGGATGCCAGGTTCGCTGGAGCCGTTGCCGTTGGCGCCGCGCCGTCCGCGGGTCAATGTCGGCATCGACGCCTTGCTGTCGCGGGCGGCGGCCGGATCGCGGCTCACGGAATCCGAAGTCACCACGCTGTTCAAGGCCCGGGCCGGCGATGTCGATGCGATCTGCTTGGCCGCCGATACCCTGCGATCCCAGGCGAGCGGCGATCTGGTCCGCTATGTCGTCAACCGCAACATCAACTACACCAACGTCTGCAGCTATCAGTGCAGCTTTTGCGCTTTCTCCAAGGGCAAGATGCACGAGCAGCTGCGCGGCAAGCCCTATGACCTGGCGCTCGAGGAAGTGGCGCGGCGCGCCCGCGAGGCGTGGAATCGCGGCGCCACCGAAGTCTGCATGCAGGGCGGCATCAATCCGCGCTATACCGGAGACACCTATCTGGAACTGCTGCGCGCGGTGAAGGACGAAGTGCCGGGCATGCATGTCCACGCCTTCTCGCCGCTTGAAGTCGCGCAGGGCGCGGCGACGCTGGATATCCCGGTGCGCCGGTATCTGGAAATGCTGCGTGATGCCGGGCTGGGTTCGTTGCCCGGTACCGCGGCGGAAATCCTCGACGACGAGGTTCGGGCCTTCATCTGTCCGGACAAGCTCAACACCGAGGAATGGCTCAACGTGATCGGTACCGCCCATGAAGTGGGCCTGCGCACCACCTCGACGATCATGTTCGGCCATGTCGAGCATTACGAGAGCTGGGCGAAGCACCTGCTGCATTTGCGCGATCTGCAGGAGCGCACCGGCGGCATCACCGAATTCGTGCCGCTGCCGTTCGTGCACATGGAAGCGCCAATGTCGCTGCGTGGACAATCTCGCATCGGCCCGACCTGGCGCGAGGTTCGCCTGATGCATGCGGTGTCCCGGCTGGTGCTGAACCCGCTGATCACCAACATCCAGGCGTCATGGGTCAAGCTTGGCGAGCAAGGCGTCACGGCGCTTCTGCAGGGCGGCGTCAACGATCTCGGCGGCACCCTGATGAACGAGAGCATCTCTCGCGCCGCCGGCACCCAGCATGGGCAGGAATTCGCGCCCGAGCAGATGGAAGCGGTGATCAGATCGCTGGGACGGCGATTCGAACAGCGCACCACGCTCTATCAGCAGGTGCCGAAAGAGCGCCAGGAGGCGAGTTTTGGCGCGGCGCCGCTGACCGACATGGTAATGACGCCGTTCTCCGCCAAGCGGAAACACGTGGAAAACGTATCGTAG
- a CDS encoding TIGR03619 family F420-dependent LLM class oxidoreductase: MKFSVCLSTGFEGVMYPVPFAGPEDFIAQGKLCERLGYDSVWGNDHVTTQDYVRDLFPGKPPNFYEPMMVLAAIGAVTTRLKLGTALTVLPMRDPVYLAKQAITLDQMSNGRFIMAVGLGAYREEFLAWGGSRVEKARRGDMMDEGLEALQLLFNEARCSYEGKYYTFKDLEMFPKSRAQPFPLYVGGHNMEALERAARYGQGWLPGWRPLKEMEERIATLKARALEVGRNPGDIDRTAILGDCRQDPRGRGKALYGKRAGRAPGVAFLHRPRSQPSGRCQSGRVARRDSRENRQVACYWRRSLQRPDVPRELGGRNERAGRVVRHRRYDQGGREVMGVEVTMHISPGPCMDCKVAPEAYSAIGGQDGFLPGAAVAVRKE; encoded by the coding sequence ATGAAATTCAGCGTGTGTCTTTCGACCGGGTTCGAAGGCGTGATGTATCCCGTCCCGTTCGCCGGTCCGGAGGATTTTATCGCACAGGGAAAATTGTGCGAACGGCTCGGCTATGATTCCGTGTGGGGCAATGACCACGTCACCACGCAGGATTATGTGCGCGATCTTTTCCCGGGGAAGCCGCCGAATTTCTACGAGCCGATGATGGTGCTGGCTGCGATCGGAGCCGTCACCACCAGGCTCAAGCTCGGCACGGCGCTGACGGTGTTGCCGATGCGCGATCCGGTCTATCTTGCCAAGCAGGCGATCACGCTGGACCAGATGAGCAACGGACGCTTCATCATGGCGGTGGGTCTCGGCGCCTATCGCGAGGAATTCCTGGCGTGGGGCGGTTCTCGCGTCGAGAAGGCGCGCCGCGGCGACATGATGGATGAAGGGCTGGAAGCGTTGCAGTTGCTGTTCAACGAGGCGCGCTGCAGCTACGAAGGCAAATATTACACCTTCAAGGACCTGGAGATGTTTCCGAAGAGCCGGGCACAGCCGTTTCCGCTCTATGTCGGCGGCCATAATATGGAAGCGCTCGAGCGTGCCGCGCGCTATGGCCAGGGCTGGTTGCCGGGCTGGCGGCCCCTGAAGGAAATGGAAGAGCGCATCGCAACTCTCAAGGCGCGTGCCCTCGAGGTTGGCCGCAACCCCGGCGACATCGATCGCACCGCAATTCTCGGTGACTGTCGACAAGACCCTCGAGGCCGCGGAAAAGCGCTATATGGAAAGCGGGCTGGTCGCGCACCGGGTGTCGCTTTCCTACACCGGCCGCGATCTCAGCCATCAGGTCGTTGCCAATCTGGTCGGGTCGCCCGACGTGATTCTCGAGAAAATCGACAAGTTGCGTGCTATTGGCGTCGATCATTGCAGCGCCCTGATGTTCCCCGCGAACTCGGTGGCCGGAATGAACGAGCAGGTCGAGTGGTTCGCCACCGACGTTATGACCAAGGTGGCCGCGAAGTGATGGGCGTCGAAGTGACAATGCATATCAGCCCCGGTCCATGCATGGATTGCAAAGTCGCCCCGGAAGCGTATTCGGCGATTGGTGGACAGGATGGCTTTCTGCCTGGTGCGGCCGTCGCGGTGAGGAAAGAGTAG
- a CDS encoding pyridoxal-phosphate dependent enzyme produces the protein MATVLGLQCVRCGARYPADHFAEDCPACRPVARSNLMVMYDGALRTARAKPAADAERGMWRYGDLLPVDRADGVSLGEGGSPLHRLDRAGGGIGVANLFGKDETRNPTWSFKDRLACMAVSSAKKMGAKVIVSSSSGNAGAAAAAYSAKAGLRCVIFTFKGTTGPMLTQMRAYGATVIACENKADRWTLMEHAVRQYGWFPTSPFFGPVVGSNPYGIEGYKTLAYEIAEQMDWNVPDWCVVPVCYGDALLGMWRGFEDMMAFGWTGRMPRMVAAEVYGSIGAALADGSDTPPDVRKNYETVAVSIGATRGTYQALDIVRRSGGTALTIGNDEMMRWQQTLASGEGLFVEASSAAGLAAVEQLAQAGRIGAQETVVSLLTASGLKDPATTASLQKDLLTVPTDFNGAVAALKAARIFPH, from the coding sequence ATGGCAACCGTCCTCGGCCTCCAATGCGTTCGATGCGGCGCGCGCTATCCGGCGGATCATTTTGCCGAAGATTGCCCGGCGTGCCGGCCGGTTGCGCGCAGCAACCTGATGGTGATGTACGACGGGGCCCTGCGCACGGCGCGCGCCAAGCCGGCGGCGGATGCCGAGCGCGGCATGTGGCGCTATGGCGATCTGCTTCCGGTTGATCGGGCCGACGGCGTCAGCCTCGGCGAGGGCGGCTCGCCGTTGCATCGCCTTGATCGGGCCGGCGGCGGCATCGGGGTCGCCAATCTGTTCGGCAAGGACGAGACGCGCAATCCGACCTGGTCGTTCAAGGACCGGCTCGCCTGCATGGCGGTATCCTCGGCGAAGAAAATGGGCGCCAAGGTGATCGTGTCGAGTTCGTCCGGAAATGCCGGCGCGGCGGCGGCGGCCTATTCGGCAAAGGCCGGGCTGCGCTGCGTCATCTTTACCTTCAAGGGCACCACCGGCCCGATGCTGACGCAGATGCGTGCCTACGGCGCGACAGTCATCGCCTGCGAAAACAAGGCCGATCGCTGGACCCTGATGGAGCACGCGGTCCGCCAATATGGATGGTTTCCAACCTCGCCGTTCTTCGGCCCCGTCGTCGGCAGCAACCCCTACGGCATCGAAGGTTACAAGACGCTGGCCTATGAGATCGCCGAGCAGATGGACTGGAACGTGCCGGACTGGTGCGTGGTGCCGGTGTGCTATGGCGACGCGCTGCTCGGGATGTGGCGGGGCTTCGAGGACATGATGGCGTTCGGCTGGACCGGCCGGATGCCGCGGATGGTCGCGGCGGAAGTCTACGGATCGATCGGCGCGGCATTGGCCGACGGCAGCGATACGCCGCCGGACGTGCGGAAGAATTACGAGACCGTCGCGGTCTCGATCGGCGCCACCCGCGGCACCTATCAGGCGCTGGATATCGTTCGCCGTTCCGGCGGTACCGCGCTGACCATCGGCAATGACGAAATGATGCGCTGGCAGCAGACGCTGGCCAGCGGCGAGGGTCTTTTCGTCGAAGCGTCCTCGGCCGCGGGCCTCGCGGCGGTCGAGCAACTGGCGCAGGCCGGCCGGATCGGCGCGCAGGAAACCGTGGTGTCGCTGCTGACGGCCAGCGGCCTCAAAGATCCGGCAACGACAGCCTCCTTGCAGAAAGATCTGCTGACCGTTCCGACAGATTTCAACGGCGCGGTCGCGGCGCTGAAAGCCGCGAGGATTTTTCCTCACTAG